One segment of Campylobacter concisus DNA contains the following:
- the fliR gene encoding flagellar biosynthetic protein FliR, with amino-acid sequence MELVEFFGADKVITFMLLFARLSGLIVFFPFFSHNQIPLSVKTLLVFALCVVLFPLSHAHEHAINFLIMEILSEAMLGLCAGLLLNIVFAILQMAGEQISMIMGFSMASVLDPQTGTNSPVIANILNFIALLAFLMLDGHHLILQFYSTSLSAIPLGDFYPRSGVMSYALKLFGNLFMFGFVLAFPIIALSILSDAIFGMLMKTMPQFNLLVVGYPIKVSIGFSVLIAILTGIIKIITDMMVQILNDMPTLFF; translated from the coding sequence ATGGAGCTAGTCGAGTTTTTTGGAGCGGATAAAGTCATAACCTTTATGCTCCTTTTTGCACGTCTTAGTGGGCTTATCGTATTTTTTCCATTCTTTTCTCACAATCAAATCCCGCTTAGCGTAAAAACTTTACTAGTTTTTGCCCTTTGTGTTGTACTTTTTCCGCTCTCACACGCTCATGAGCATGCTATAAATTTTTTGATTATGGAAATTTTAAGTGAGGCCATGCTTGGACTTTGTGCTGGGCTTTTGCTAAATATTGTTTTTGCCATACTTCAAATGGCTGGTGAGCAGATCTCTATGATCATGGGGTTTTCGATGGCTTCAGTGCTTGATCCACAAACTGGTACAAATTCGCCAGTAATTGCAAATATTCTAAATTTCATCGCGCTTCTTGCATTTTTGATGCTTGACGGGCACCATTTGATATTACAGTTTTATTCCACTTCACTTTCTGCTATACCGCTTGGAGATTTTTATCCAAGAAGTGGTGTGATGAGCTACGCCCTAAAGCTCTTCGGCAATCTTTTTATGTTTGGATTTGTTCTGGCTTTTCCTATCATCGCACTTTCTATACTCTCAGATGCTATTTTTGGCATGCTTATGAAAACTATGCCACAATTTAACCTATTAGTTGTTGGCTATCCTATTAAAGTGAGCATTGGCTTTTCGGTTTTGATAGCTATTTTAACCGGCATTATAAAAATCATAACTGATATGATGGTGCAGATTTTAAACGATATGCCAACACTATTTTTTTAA